The DNA region CCCTTAAGAAATTTCTGGCGAAATTTCTCGCCCCGTGAATTCGCCTGGCGGCGAATTCGTTTGTGGTTTATGCCGGGCCGCTGGCGCGGCCCTTAGTTCGGCGTGTGAATTTGCCTGGCGGCAAATTCTAGGTTGTGGGTGGTGTTTGGGTTTCTGTATTTTGCCTGGCGGCAAAATTCTTGTTTTTAGTTTTGTTGGGCCGCTGGCGCGGCCCTTTCTTGGGTTTTTGGTGTTGTGTTTGTCGGAGCGCTGGTGCGCTCCGGTTGTTGACGGATTGTTGGGTGTGGCGTGGTGTCATGCCGGGTGGCATGACCGGGAGTTGAGGTGTGGGGGTGTCGCGGGCCTGTTGGCCCGCGGGTGTTGGGGGGTGTCTTGTGCTTGGACCGTGTTGTGCGTGCCCTGGGCGTAGGTGTTGGGTTGCTGGCGCCTGGCGGCGCTGAGTGGGCTTGCGTTGGCGGGTTGTCGAACGTGGCTTGCTCTTTCCTGACTTGGGGGCCGTGCGGATCGGTCGTCTTTTGGTTGCGGGATGTCGTGGGGTGAGATGGCCGCCGGTGTGTCTTGCCGCCGGGAAGCCACGGGGGCTGGCACGAAGGACGTGGTGCCGACGGCCGTGTCTGTCTCTGTTGCCGCTGGGGGCGTTGCTGGAGGACTGGGCGGCTAGGGAGGGCCGGTGTCCGACTCTCTCTCTGATGGTGAACAGCCTGAGCTGGTTGTCAGCCGTGTGCGGAGTATGTCCGGAGCTCGTCTCGGCGCTGCATGCTCAAGGCGGCAGCGGGCAGCGGTCGTTGAGTCTCTTGCTGGATGCCGCGCATGTCCTGAACCGTCCTTCAGAGTTCCGGGCGCCGTATGAGGTAACACAGTCGTGTCTGCGGGGTGCGGCTGGACAGTGTTCTCAGCATCGCGGGTGACGACTTCCCTGGGCTGTGTAGTACCACCAAGGCAGTCACCGAGACGGCCGAGGCCGTGGCTGATGCCTGGCGGCAGTATGGCGAGGTTAGTGCCCAGGGATCTTGATGTCCTCATGAGTGCGGTCGAGGAGCTGCGTGCCGATCGGGTTGACCGCGGCGGGTCCCGTACCCGGGCAGATCGGGCACTTGGTGGCCGAGCAGACCCGGCCGTCTGGATACCTCCTCCCCTGCTGAGCGTGGCGACGACGGCGCCCAGCTGTCCCTGACCGCCTGGGGTATCCAGCACGCCGTGCGCACCGGCGAGTGACTACCCGGGCAGCTGACGGCGGTACTGGAGGAGCTGCTCGGTGCCGAGCCGGACGACCAGGCCCTCGCCGTCATCGGCTTCTGCCTCGCGCAGCTCCACCACTGCGCCCCTGCCTGGGTCACTGATCGCACCGACGCGCTGCTGTCCTTGGATCGGACGTGGCGCCCCGCGCGCAGCTAGCTCGCCCACGGCAGGCCCGACCCTGTTCTGCTGGCCCAGCTGGACCGTGCCGGCTTGTGGCAGGCTTTGTGTGCGCCGCACGCCGAACCCATCGGCCCTGCCGGTGCGTTTCTCGCAGGCTCGTCGGCTGCACCCTGGCGGAGGCGAGGCCGTCTCGGTGATGCTGTCCCGGCTCGCCACCTGCACCGCCCGCGTTGCGGCCGTCGTCTGGCGAGCCGCTGAGGATCTGCCACACAGCCGGCCTCTTCGCCTGTGTTCCCGCCGCAGACACCCCGAGCGTGAGGCACTATGCCGTGCCCTGATCAACGCCGGAGCCATCAAAGACGCCCACGGAAGCTGACAGGCAGGCCAGGTCACCACTGTTCCTGAGGAAATCGCAACAACCGCCCCTTTCAGATCAGGGTTTCGTCGGCGTGGTCTGGCGCGGGACGGCGCCGACCGGCGCGGAGGTGGGCGGGCCGGCTGGCAACAGGGGGCGGATCAGGGCCAGGCCGGCGGACAGCATGGGAGCGACGCGGCCGATCACAGGTCGGTTGCGTCCGAGCACGGCGTACGCCACGGCGCCCAGGCTGGCCGGGACCGTGGCAATCAGGATCCACAGCGGCCACCAGTACACCGTGGCCAGGCTCAGAACTACGGCCGCACTGGCGGCCGCCGCCCAGGGGACCCTCATCACCCGGGTCAGTACGTCTTCGGTCGACAGCTGCCACAGCACCGGCTCGTGTCGGTCGCTGATCACGCGCAGCGCCAGGGGGCGGACCGTATCCCAGAGGATGTCCCACGGGTCGATGAGCAGCGCGATGCCGACGAGCACCAGGAGGTCGGGGAAGCCCAGCCATGTTGGTGATGACGTCACCCAGGTCTTGAGGGCGTAGTGCACGCCGGCGCCGACCATCATCAGTACGCAGCCCAGTACCCGGCCGAGTACCAGCGCCACGAGCAGCCAGCCCCCGCCCACCTGCCGGGTCTGCCAGGGATCAGCCGGCCGGATGGCGTCGTCCAGTTCCTCGCGGCGTTCGGCTCCCTGCGACAGCAGCGCCTCGGCGGTGCGCAGCGCCCGGCCGGGATCGGCAAGGAAGTACTCCTCCTGCAGTTCGTGCGGCAGGTCCCCAGGGCCAAGGCGCAGGGCGATGGCGATCGGCGGGGCAGCGGCGCGCAGCCGGGCGAGTTCCTCCTGCAGGGAGATGCTCTGCTGCTGGGCGCGGGCGGCCAGCTGTTCGGCCATCTCGCGGGCTTCCCGGGCCCGTTCCAGCTCCTGCCGGGCCGTGTGCAGTTGTTCTTCGAGTGCGGCCATCTTGGCGTGTGCGTCGGGTAGTTCGCGGGCTCGGGCGACCTCGTCCTGGAGGGTGGCGACCAGGCGCATCAGTAGCAGTACCAGCTGATGCGTGCCGGCGCGTTCGCGTTCCAGGTCCATGGCCCGGTGGGTGAGCGAGATCAGCTCCTTCTGGGTCTCGCGGACCGCCAGCTCCCCGCCGGACGGCTGGGTGTGGGCGGGAGGCGATGCGGGCGGCTTGTTCGCGGCCTCCCACAGCGCCAGCGCCCGTTTGAGATCGAGTTCGCGTTTGCGGGGCTCTTTGACCACCGCCGTGACGAGGTCGACGACGAACTGCCGGGAGGGCACCCGTCCGTCCAGGTTGTCGCTGATCGTCGACTTGCCCCGGTGCATGAGTCCGGCCAGGGTCCGCACCGTGACACGGTGCGTGTCCATCACATCTCGGAGGAAGCTGGCCAACTCCGCTGCCTGGGGTGCCTGTGCGTTCAGTGGCCTCCATCCGCGGCCCCGGCCTTTCGCACCCGCCATCGCGCCCCCTGCGATTGTCCGGCCGTGTCCCGGACAAGGCCCTATTGTCCGGAGTTCACCAGGTCAAAGGGTACGGACAAGGTGCCGGACGCACATCGGCGCGGAAGGCTGTTGACCGGAACCAATCGGTTCTCACCGTCCCTGGCCCGGTCACCGAAAACCCTTGGAGTCGCCCCGCATGACCCGCCCCACCGCTGGCACGACCCCCGTCCGCTCGTCCCGTCCCGGCACCGCCCCCGGCGCCCCGCCCCGTCCGCTCGCTCTGGCTGGCGGTGCCCGGCGTGGGCGCAGCAAGCTGCCGCGTATGAGCCAGCTCGCCGTCGACACGGCCGATGACGGCCGCATCCTTGATCTGCGGCGCGAGCCCGGCGCCTGTGCCGGGCTGCCGCACGGCCGCGCGGACGGCCGCTACCGGTGCCTGGCCTGCGGGAGCCATCTGGTTCTCCAGCGTCCTGCCAGTCCCGCCTCCCGTTTCACCCCGCGCTTTCGCCATGACGGCGCCCCGGGCGTCGATCAGTGCCCGGCGTCCGCGCAGCATCAGGCCGACGTCCAGGCCGATCTCACTACGATGCTGGCCCTGCGCGACCAGCTGCTGCACGTCCTGCCCGAGGCCGGTTGCCGTCTGCGCCTCGACGCCGAACTCGCCGGGGCACGCTGGAAGATACCGCCCGCCCTCGTTGTGCGTCACGGCGAGAGTGGCGTCGCCGTCCTGGAACGGCCGCGCCGCCTGCTTGCCCCGGCCGCCGTCGCCCGCCGCCTGCAGCAGGTCCGGACCCAGTACGGCGATGCGGTGGTGCACTGGTGGCTCTTCGACCGCGACGATCCGCTGCACTGCGATGTGGCCGGAACCGTCAACGTCCAGCCCCACGGGACGACCATCGCGCACACCAAGGTGCGCCCCACCCCCGCTCAGCGGCAGATCGCCGCTGCCGGCGCCACGGTGTGCTGGCTCGTCGGCGACACCGTACTCCTCCCCTACGGCGGCCACCCGCGCTCCTACACCCCGCAGCCCGGCGAGGACTGGAGCGGCGACATGGCCTCCTGGAGGCGGGACTGGACCATCTCCCACCCGCATCCTGCTGACCGGGCAGCCTGGTGGGGCCTGGTTCCCCAGTCGTTGCCCGCGCTCGGCCGGCAGGCCGGCCTATGTCCCGTCGCCGCCCTCAACATCATGGCCGCCCTCGAACGCGCCGAGCACGGCCGCGAACGCCACCGCCGCCGCCGTGCTCGCGAGCACGCCCAGCGGCGCACCACACAGACGGTCCCCGTCCAGCTCACCCTCGCTGCCCCGCCTCTCTTGGACAGCGAGCCGCCGGATGCTCCCGTGGCGCCGAAGGCGGCGGCATCCCCCGCTGCCGTAGCGCCGCGCTCCCCCGGCTCCTGCGAACCGTCCCAGCCGGCTCCCGCTCTGCGCGGCCGCCGTCGGCGCTTCACATGGGCCTCGCTCCTGCCGCGCCGCTGGCGCCGACGGCAGGAGCGTCCGTAGACGAGCGTTCAAGGATTCCCGGGACAGAAGCACCGCAGAGGCCCGGCTGCCGGGCCGGGCCTCTGCGGTGCGGCCCCTGCGCGCCGAGTGAGCTGCATGCCAGAAGAAGGCTTCTGGGCCCTGGCGGGGGCGCAGCGGTCAATTCTGTTGGAGGCCGCCATGCTTGTTTTTCTCCGCAGTTCGCCTGAGATGCTGCGGAGGAGTCAGCCGATAGCGGTGTGGCTGACTATCCGTTCACGTACCGTACGTCAGCTGCTTGAGGCCCTTTCTGTCCCTGCGAGATATGAAATTCTACGCGCTGCCCTTCTTCGAGGGTTTGATTTCCGTCCATTTGGATTGCGCTGTAGTGTACGAAGATGTCGACGGGTGGGTCGCTGTCGACGGCGATAAAGCCGTAGCCCTTTTCCGCGTTGAACCACTTGACTGTCCCGGTCGTGGGAGGGTGTTCCTGCCTGCTGGTATTTTCGGAATCTTCATCCGGTTCCGGCGCCGGTACGCCGGAGCTGGCGGGGTGTGCGGGCGGGTTGTCCGTCTGGGCGGTGCGGCGGGCGCGGTTCTCAATCGCCGTAAGCAGGGCGTCGTCGGTCGTGCCCAGCAGATGGTCAAGTGCCTCGTCCGTGTGCTGGCCGGTGCCTTCGTGCAGGTTCTGCGTTCCGGGCGCCGCGCGATGCTCGGCGCCGCCGTCCGGGCCGGCAGGGGTGGTCCGTGTGCGGACCGCCGCCAGGAGGGCTGCGTCCATCTCGTCGAGGAGCAGGCCGAGTTCGTCGTCAGGAGTGCGCCGGACGTCGCTCACTGCGGCCTCCTTCGGTCGGTGATGCCGAGCTGCTGCTTGAGCGTGCGGCGGGCGCGCGAGAGATTCTGCAGGACCGCGGCCTTCTCCAGGCGCATCGCCTCGGCGATCTCCCCGGTGGAGAACCCGTCGAGGTGCCAGGCCATCACACTGCGCTGTTTGAAGGGCAGTTGGACCAGAGCCTGCAGAACCCGGCGCTGCTGCTCGCTCAGTTCTGCCGCTTCCAAGGGGGTGTGCCACTCCACACTCGTCGCTGCCAGACGGTCCGTCAGGTCTTGTTCGGGCTGCTCCGGCACCGTCTGCCGCAAATGGGCCCGCAGGGCGACCGTGCGCAGCCAGGCCCGTGGGTGCTGCACCGGCTGCCGCGCGCGCATCAGTTCGACGAACGCGCTCTGCACCGCGTCCTCGGCCTCTGGGAAGGTGGCGCCGTGGCGCAGCAGGAACCGGATGAGGTAGGGCCGGTCCTCCTGATAGGAGCCACCGACATCGGCTGCCGGCGCCGGCTGCTGCCGTGCGCCGGGCACGGCTGCGGTGTTATCCGCCATGCGGTCCACGGCCTTCCCCCCTCGCCACTGCCCCCTGGCGCACGGCCAGTTGACGCCCCGTCTGGTCCCGTTCCTGCAAGGTACCGCCCTGGCCCAGCGCGTTGATCCGGGCTGTGCGGCCTTCCTCTTCGATACGGGCTCTGCCCAGGAGAGCACGGGTGGTGATCCGGGCCATGAGCACCCGGGCGGCGCACCCGGCCACGCACGCGGCAATGGTCACTGCCGCGCTGACAACTGTGCTGTCCACGACGCTGTGTTCCTCTTCCTCCGGCAAGGACAGGTGCCCTTGCTCCGGTAGAAGGTGGCGCTGGAACCCTGTTCTTCTGACATCCGATGCCTGGCCGGTTGCCGCCGACGGTCGCTCCCGCCCTGTCCGTGATCTGCCTGCCGCATCGACCATGTGGTGCGCGGGGCACTTTCTCCGCGGTGGTAAATGACGGGAAATCTTCATCCTGACCCAAGAGTGAAAGAGCAATTAGATTTCCTTCAGGGTGGTTCTTCCTTGATGGTTTTTAATGTGGCTTTTATTATTTCTATGGGTGTGACCCTGTGCAGGAGGCGGGAGACACGGGGGCGAGGGCCAGGGCAGGAGCTTCGGTGGTGCCCGCGCCAACTGTCGTCGGCGAGCCCGACGCCGTCCTCCGGGAGTTGCTGTACCCCGTCGACGGCGGGGGTGCGGGACGGTCTCGTGGCGGATTGATCCGCCTCGGGCCGGCAGCTGTCTGCGCCGCCGTGACCCACGTCATCAGGAGATTCAGCAGGAGATCACTGGCTGTGTTGGGTTGGCTGCCGGCACCTGCGAAACTCTTCACTGGATTTCTCAGCAGGATTCCGTGCGCGCCCTACCGCATGGACCGGATCTGGTCCGCCTCGAGCCACTGCTCGACGTCGTCGACCTCTACGCGGCCGACACCCCCACCAACATGGTGCTGCACTCCGCCATACGCTTCGACTATGACCCCGCCTCCGCCTCCCCGGGGCACCCCGCCGCACATCTGACCATCAACTCGGCGCACTGCCGGATCGCCTGCGCCGCACCCATGCACGTGGGCCGCTTCGCCGACTTCTTTCCGGCACTTCCATGCCGATCTGCGGGCAGCCCACCACAGCTACTTCACCGGAGGAGCCACGCGCCACATAGGCGAACGCACCCTCACCGACGACGACCGCACAAGTCCCCATCTGATGTGGCACTAGGGTTCTTTGTCCCTCCCCACCCAGGGTCGGACCAGATCCTGCGGCCCACGATCCGGCACGTACCGACGTCATCCGTCCCGTTCACGGCTGCCCGCATCAGCGGCAGTCCTCTCCTGCCAGACCGCTCACTCCCCTGCTGCGCCGAGCACGGGCCGCGACGGATCGAGGCCTTAAGCGTGAGTCCGGGCTGGGTACTCGCGCATGCCGGGAAGCGCCACCCGCCTGTAAGGCACGGCCGACGCTCCTCAAGGTGCCCTGACCTCTGATCAGGTCTCTTGCCGTCTTCCAGCATGGGGAGGCGTGGGCGGGAAGGTCACCATCAGCTTGCCCGCCAACCGCCGCCATCCGGATCGCTTCGCCGCTCGTCTGCGACGAACGGCCGGCACCGTAGAACGAGAACCTGCCAGATCCGGCTTCGTCCTCGACTCCTTTGCGCCCTGGTCCGACTGACCTGCCTGGACTGCGGCGGGGACAGGTTGCCCGCGCTGGTAGGAGTCGGCACGCTCCCAGGCCCGCTCCCACATCTGAGCTGTCTGAGTGCCAGGCTCGACCTCACCGCACACCCTGACGAAGGTGAGCAGAAGGCGCTTGGAGGGCATCCGCTTACCGCCGAGGACGGCGCCCAGAGTGCTGCGCGGCAGGTGACTGACGCCCTTCTCGCTGGCGGCAAGCTCGAGCTCGCGCAGGGTTTTGTTGCCGTGGCTGAACCGCAGGGCGCGCATGGCGTCCAGTAGTTCGATTGGCTCGCCGATGTACTGCAAAGGCAGAACGGGACGACGACGCTGCGGCCGGCCGCCAGCCGAGGCTGTGGCGGCCTCAGCTTTCTTCCACAGGCGTTCGGCGTCCCGGACGTCTCCTCCGCAGATCCGTACATAGTCCTGGACTACTCGCCAGGCCGGCAGACCGCTTCCACGGTCGGCTCGGTAGAACCGCAGGTAGGGGACCGTCGGGTGAGTGTGGAGAGTCGACAGTCGCTCCATCTGGCGATAGCTCAACCCTGAGAGGTGGCGCAGTGACCGCAGCCACTGCGCCAGCTCGGTCAGGGGTTTGGGCGTCGCCAGGGCATTGGTGTGGCGCCCCATTGACGCTCCCCTTACACGCGGTGGGCGGAGAAGACGGCGACGGTTCGGCGCACGAGTTCTACTGCCGTAAGGCTGCCAATGGTGACAGTTGCGATGACGGCGTCCAGATCTTGCCACCAGACTGCCAGCCCAGCGGTGAAGCCCAGGACCACCACGATGATGACCACAGCCGGGGCCGGCAGCAACAAGCTGCCGCCGATGGCTGGTCCGTGCACGCAGGAGGCGCGCACGGGTACACCTTTGTTCATTTGTTCTCCTCGGTCGTTGCTACTCGACGCGAGGCCCCGTATGCAAAGATCCCCCGACCTTGCAGAGCTGGGGGATACAGAGCCTCACCGAACACCTTCCCGTTCTCGCCACAACGGCGTAAGACCACCCCCGCGCCCGTGTTTCATATTGTCCCAACTTCTGCTGACAGGCTGTCAGGGCGACGGTGCAGGTCATACGGGATAAACCCGCAGAGGGTGTTTCACGGCAGACGGCGAAAAACCCGCTTCGGGCCGCAGCAGGGGCCTTGTGCGGGGAGAGCGGAGAAGGTTCAGTCGAGGCATATCCATGCACGGCCCATCCGGGCACAGCGGGGTCTATCCGTCTTCGGCCGCGAGCTCGGGCAATGGTCAGACACAGCCGACGGTACGGATCTTGTCGTCCCGTTCGGCTCCGGCAGCGAGACACGGAGAGACACGATGACGGCCACTCTTTTCGATGCGCTCCATGGTGTGGGGCCGGTGCTGCGGTCCGCGCCGCACGGGATCGAGCGCACGATGAGGACGGCCGCAAGCGACGCCAGCGGATTCACCGGAGTCAGCGTCTTCTCTGCCCTGCCCAACGTCACGAACTACTGCCTCGCCATGGAGAGTTTGCAGCAGTTGCAAACGCAGGACGCCATCGATCATGCGTTCTTTGTTCACGCGATCCAGCCGGCCGCGGATCGGCATCTCGATATCGCGTACGTGTGTTCAGAGCGCCTCGTGTATATCTACCTCACGTCCGGTAGCACCGGTGCCCCCAGCTCGGGGGACTTCTCCGCAGGCACCGAGCTCGTTGACCATCCCGGACTGGGCAACGCAGACAACGCCGCTCATGGACGCCTCCCCTCCAGCAGGGTTCTTGAGGGATCGGTGATCGTGCACCCGGCAATCCCGACGTGGTTCACCCTTGGTTCCCACCGGACCAGGGACGGAAGCGCACCGCAAGGCACGCTCTTCCGCGACCTCGACCCCTGCAAAGCGGCATGGCTGCGGACCACAGCGGCCGCGGATCTTGCTGCGAAGAGTGAGGCAAGCACCATGCCGCGTGTAATCGACCCAAGCCTCAACCGCCGCAAACTCCGCATCGCATTGCGCCGGGCGCGCGAAGAGGCCGGCATCTCCCAGCAGGAGACGACGCGGCATCTGCAGTGGTCACTCTCAAAGCTCATCCGGATCGAGAGCGGAGCGGTGAGCGTTTCGATGACAGATCTACGGGCGCTGATGGAGCTGTACGGAATCAGCGTGCCCGAGACGATGAGGGACCTCGAGGAAGCGGCCCGCAACTCCCGCGGAACGTCGTGGTGGTCGCACTTCGGTGAGGTAACCGGCCCGGCCTTCCACGCCTACCTCGGTTATGAGTCGCCGGCGGCGGCTTCCCCCCCTACGGATCACCTGGTGGCCGGCCTCGGCTCCTTCCACACCGCGGCGTGGCGGGCCCTCGATGGACACGAGGTGCCCCGCAACGGCCTCAGGCACGGGGGTGCCGGGCCCCGAACCGTGTGGCACAAGCAGGACTTCACGCAAGACAACGGCGCCATCAGCGCAGATGTGATCCTGAGTGGGGCGGTGTTGCGGCACACACTCGCAGAATCCGCCATCGTGGGCCCGCAGCCGAAGAAGCTCACGCTCGCCCGTAGGCGCCACGGCGCGGTTCTGACCGCGGACACGGAATGCTCGTCCTTCCTGATCGAGCTCGGCTCGGCCTGCGCCACGCCGTGCCAGAGCCCGCGTGTCGCCTCATTGAGGCCTCAGGCACCGGCGGTGCTGTTCCTCCTGTCGAGCAGGCCGTACGTGGGCGGCGTGGCCGGACCCGGCATGCCGTTCGCACGGGCTGTCGGCAGCACCGGCCGGGGTGGGAGGAAAATCGAACTGCCGAAGCGCACGAAGGACGTCGATCAAGCATTCTTCTTCTGCGACCGGACCGCCCATCCTGGCAGGGGAAGCAACCGGCTGACTGACGCCGGCGGCAAGGGTCACCAATGCATCAGCAGCGTCGGCATGCGGAGGCCCTCGATGGCACGGCGTCAGCGCTTCCTTCACGGCTCGGGACATGAAGTGGACGGCCTGCAGTACCGGTCCGCCCAGCCAGCCGTCAGCGGTGTGCGGGCTCCTGCGGATTGCCGCCTGCAGCTGGCGCTGCGCGACAGTGCCAGGACCCGTCCCGTCCTAAATTGATGGCGGAACGATCACGCTGCCGGTAGCCTCACGGCGCATCTTTTTTGCGCGTCTTCACCTGCGCTCACGATCGCGGTCTCCCCGGCCGTTGCTACTCGACACAACAGGGGAACGGGCGGCTTTGTTGCAGCGAAGCCCGCCCACCGGCACAGCTGAGAGTTGTGCCTTCGGATCTGGTGGTCGCTCTCCAGGGCGGGCGGCCGCCAGAGGAAACAGACGACCGGCTTCTGCCCAAACCACTGCGGGCAGAAGCCGGTCGCTCTTCTTTTCCGGCACCCGTGGCAGCGTCCTCATCCGGGTCGGCGCGCGGCTCGGGAAATGGTCCGTGATCTCACCCGGTTCCGTGTCCGGCTCCTTCTCGGCCGTCGCCTCGGCGGCCTCTGCCGGGTCGCGGTGGAAGGCCCAGCCCGGCGTCGGCATCAGGCTGGGAAAGGTCTGCCTCGTGAGAAGGTGAGGCATCGGATGCCTCCCGTACGCCGGTATCTGTGTGCGGCAGGCTGTCGCGGCGACAGGGACGACGGAGCGCGGGTGTACGTCACACGGGTCCAGCTCACGGATATCAAAGGCTTCAGCGGGAACCGCTCTGTGGATCTGAAGCTGCCCGGGCACGGCGGCTGGACAGTGCTCGCCGGGCGCAACGGTTCCGGCAAGTCCAGCCTTCTGCAGGTCATCGCTCTGACGCTGGCAGGCCCGGATGCAGCATTGCGTCTGAATGTGGACTTCACGGGCCTCATCACCAGAGGTTCCGAGACGGGGCACGCAGCGGTGGATGTCCTTCCCCACCCTGAAGCCGACCCTGTCGTCGCTACGGACCCACTCGTCACGCTGAGCGAGGAAACCCGGCTGGAATTGGCGTGGAAAGGCGTCCGCCCCCCGGGGCCGGAGGACAGCTGGCCTCGTCGGCCGACCGTCGTAATGGACCACCGGGGGCTCGATCCGGTCCGCGCTCAAACCGCTCTCAGCGGCCCGTGGCACCCCGGCGTACCGGGCTGGTTCTGTGCCGGTTACGGGCCGTTCCGGCGGCTGACGGGGTCCATGCGCCGCGCGTACGACAGCACTGTTCCCTTGCCCTCGCCTTTGGCCACGCTCTTTCATGAAGACGCTGGCTTGACCGAGAGCGTGTCGTGGATGATCGATCTCCACCACCGCTCGCTCCAAGAATTCGACTACTCTCGGCGCGCCGAGACGGTCCCGGACATGCCTGCCACGCTCCTGCTCAAGGATGTGATGGCCGTGCTGGGCGACGGCCTCCTGCCGCATCAGTACCGGCTCAATGGCGTGTCGGCAGACGGACTGATGGTGAGCCTGCGCGAGAGCGAGGAGAGTTTCCCGCTGCGCGAGATGAGTGACGGCTTCCGCACGCTGGCCGCTCTGGTGCTGGACATCATCCGGCAGATCCACGCCGCCTACGGGCGGTTGCAGACCGAACGGACCAGCAGCGGACGTGTCGCTGTCCTGCAGCCCGGTGTCGTTCTGATCGACGAGGTGGACGCGCACCTGCACGTGACGTGGCAGCGTCAGGTCGGGGGCTGGCTTAGCGAGCACTTTCCCAATATCCAGTTCATCGTCACCACCCACAGTCCCTACGTCTGCCAGGCCGCCGACGAGGGTGCTCTGATCCGTTTGCCGGGACCGGACGAGGACGAGCCGCCTGCTGTGGTGGACGAGGACCTCTATCGCCGGGTGGTCTACGGCAGCGCCGACGACGCAGTGCTGTCGGAACTCTTCGGCCTGGACACGCCCTACTCCAGCCGCGCCGAGAAGTACCGCCAGCGGCTGGTCGCGCTGGAGCGCAAGGTGTACGCGGGCACCGCCGATGAGGACGAGGTGAACGAGTACCAGGAGCTGAGCCGGCTGCTGACCAGTTCGCTGCAGAGCCGGGTCGCCGAAGTCGCGGCGCGACTGGAGCAGGAACAGTGATCCCGCTGCAACGTGTGCCTGTTCCCGCGAACACCCAAAGCCTGCTGACGAGTTGGACCGGCAAAGTCCAGGACGCGGGGGCGACCACCGAGGCAGCACGTGCCCAGTGGACAGCGGCCAGGGCGCCCAAGAGGCACGTGAAGGCGCTGCTGGAATCGATGGCGCACGGGGCCGTGCGGTGCATGTACTGCGACGACAGCCGCGGCACCGACATCGACCACTTCCAGCCCCTGGCCGTGGCGCCACTGCGGGCGTTCGTGTGGGACAACCACCTGCTGGCCTGCTCGTTCTGCAACAGCAACGTCAAGCGGGACGCATACCCGGTGGACACCGACGGCGCCTGTCTCCTGGTCGACCCAACCGTCGAGGACCCCGCCGAGCATCTGTTCCTGATGCTGCACAGCGGTGAGTACGGTCACCACACGGCCAAGGGCGAACACACCATCCGCGTCTTCGGTCTCAACCGCGCCGACCTCGTCGCAGGCCGCAAGGACGCCTTCTGCCTGGCCTGCTCCAATCTGCGGGACTGGTACGGGCTGCAGCAGGACGACGACATGGAAGCGGACCGGGTGGCACAGGCCCTGCTCGACTCCCCGTTCGTCGATGTCGTGCACGCCATGGTCCGGCTTGATCCCGGCCTCGCCGCCACCGTGGTCGGCAAGCAGACGGTTGCTGCTCTTGAGCACTGGCGCAGCGTGTACAGAAGTTGAGCGGGCTTCTCGTCGCTCAAGGAGGGTCGAATCCGGGCATGTGCCGGTCGATGCGGCGACGTTGTTTGCGCAGCCGTGCCCGGTGCGCAGCACGTTCGGGATGCGCCCGTGGCTGCGCAGCCATCGGCGGCGCAGCAGGAACGTGGTCAGACTGGTACCGCTTCACGCGCAGGTACTTCGACGTCCCGGTCGTTCGCCGCCAGCAGGGCGCCGCGTGCCTCCTCCAGGTGCTTCGCCATGCGGCGCAGTGCGGCGTGGATGTCCTCGTCAGGTGCGATGGCGGCGGGCGCGGGCTGCGTACGCTCGCACGGCCCGTTCGGCATCGCCTCGGTCGTACTCTTCGGCGTTCGCCACGGGGCCTCCTTTCCTCGTCGGGACTGCCCGCTCGCCGTGATCTTGGGTCC from Streptomyces sp. NBC_00258 includes:
- a CDS encoding RNA polymerase sigma factor, with product MADNTAAVPGARQQPAPAADVGGSYQEDRPYLIRFLLRHGATFPEAEDAVQSAFVELMRARQPVQHPRAWLRTVALRAHLRQTVPEQPEQDLTDRLAATSVEWHTPLEAAELSEQQRRVLQALVQLPFKQRSVMAWHLDGFSTGEIAEAMRLEKAAVLQNLSRARRTLKQQLGITDRRRPQ
- a CDS encoding DUF2290 domain-containing protein, with protein sequence MRALPHGPDLVRLEPLLDVVDLYAADTPTNMVLHSAIRFDYDPASASPGHPAAHLTINSAHCRIACAAPMHVGRFADFFPALPCRSAGSPPQLLHRRSHAPHRRTHPHRRRPHKSPSDVALGFFVPPHPGSDQILRPTIRHVPTSSVPFTAARISGSPLLPDRSLPCCAEHGPRRIEALSVSPGWVLAHAGKRHPPVRHGRRSSRCPDL
- a CDS encoding helix-turn-helix domain-containing protein; this encodes MTATLFDALHGVGPVLRSAPHGIERTMRTAASDASGFTGVSVFSALPNVTNYCLAMESLQQLQTQDAIDHAFFVHAIQPAADRHLDIAYVCSERLVYIYLTSGSTGAPSSGDFSAGTELVDHPGLGNADNAAHGRLPSSRVLEGSVIVHPAIPTWFTLGSHRTRDGSAPQGTLFRDLDPCKAAWLRTTAAADLAAKSEASTMPRVIDPSLNRRKLRIALRRAREEAGISQQETTRHLQWSLSKLIRIESGAVSVSMTDLRALMELYGISVPETMRDLEEAARNSRGTSWWSHFGEVTGPAFHAYLGYESPAAASPPTDHLVAGLGSFHTAAWRALDGHEVPRNGLRHGGAGPRTVWHKQDFTQDNGAISADVILSGAVLRHTLAESAIVGPQPKKLTLARRRHGAVLTADTECSSFLIELGSACATPCQSPRVASLRPQAPAVLFLLSSRPYVGGVAGPGMPFARAVGSTGRGGRKIELPKRTKDVDQAFFFCDRTAHPGRGSNRLTDAGGKGHQCISSVGMRRPSMARRQRFLHGSGHEVDGLQYRSAQPAVSGVRAPADCRLQLALRDSARTRPVLN
- a CDS encoding AAA family ATPase; translation: MYVTRVQLTDIKGFSGNRSVDLKLPGHGGWTVLAGRNGSGKSSLLQVIALTLAGPDAALRLNVDFTGLITRGSETGHAAVDVLPHPEADPVVATDPLVTLSEETRLELAWKGVRPPGPEDSWPRRPTVVMDHRGLDPVRAQTALSGPWHPGVPGWFCAGYGPFRRLTGSMRRAYDSTVPLPSPLATLFHEDAGLTESVSWMIDLHHRSLQEFDYSRRAETVPDMPATLLLKDVMAVLGDGLLPHQYRLNGVSADGLMVSLRESEESFPLREMSDGFRTLAALVLDIIRQIHAAYGRLQTERTSSGRVAVLQPGVVLIDEVDAHLHVTWQRQVGGWLSEHFPNIQFIVTTHSPYVCQAADEGALIRLPGPDEDEPPAVVDEDLYRRVVYGSADDAVLSELFGLDTPYSSRAEKYRQRLVALERKVYAGTADEDEVNEYQELSRLLTSSLQSRVAEVAARLEQEQ